The following coding sequences are from one Treponema parvum window:
- a CDS encoding SPOR domain-containing protein, whose product MKNKLPFLCACVFLLSRIFAGETAKNTAAEIAAESAKKATVEKSIEFIEESLRKVTAAADKRALYIFLGSLYEQLARYDSARESYAAAAGIAAGDVENMPKKSNEQLVLDAVRCALSLGDGALADSYLNSAVRNSDDKEIQAYIKLYSQWSSLCKADKPSEVDETVVLLKAYAQMPSLETVRPAVFLTLWYLTGEEEYSAKLKKQFPSSMEAAIVSGKVQLMPAPFWFFVPHSPLALSKITDSAIDEFSAEKSSAAGSAASTETLSASAASSSNASDPASDSESEKPLYLQLGLFRERENAQTLVSRLVEKGFASKILSEKRKSGTTYYIVAVDYEDGSVASELRTAGFDCYPVFQ is encoded by the coding sequence ATGAAGAATAAACTGCCGTTCCTGTGCGCTTGTGTTTTTTTACTGAGCCGGATTTTTGCCGGCGAAACCGCAAAAAACACTGCGGCGGAGATTGCAGCTGAAAGTGCGAAAAAAGCGACCGTAGAAAAATCAATCGAGTTTATTGAAGAAAGCCTACGCAAGGTGACGGCGGCGGCGGACAAACGCGCTTTGTATATTTTTCTCGGTTCTTTATACGAGCAGCTTGCGCGATATGATTCGGCACGTGAATCTTACGCCGCCGCCGCCGGAATTGCCGCGGGCGACGTTGAAAACATGCCTAAAAAAAGCAATGAACAGCTTGTTTTGGATGCCGTGCGCTGCGCTCTTTCACTTGGCGACGGAGCCCTTGCGGACAGTTATCTTAATTCGGCCGTCCGTAATTCCGACGACAAGGAAATTCAAGCCTATATAAAACTGTATTCCCAATGGAGTTCCCTCTGTAAGGCCGATAAGCCTTCTGAAGTTGACGAGACCGTAGTTCTTTTAAAAGCTTACGCTCAAATGCCGTCATTGGAAACGGTCCGTCCCGCCGTTTTTTTGACTTTGTGGTATCTTACGGGAGAAGAAGAATATTCGGCAAAACTAAAAAAGCAGTTTCCTTCAAGCATGGAAGCGGCCATAGTAAGCGGCAAGGTTCAGCTTATGCCTGCGCCGTTTTGGTTTTTTGTTCCGCATTCTCCTTTGGCGCTTTCAAAAATTACGGACTCCGCAATTGATGAATTTTCTGCCGAAAAATCTTCTGCAGCGGGATCGGCGGCTTCGACCGAAACGCTATCCGCATCTGCAGCTTCTTCATCGAACGCAAGCGACCCCGCTTCGGATTCCGAAAGCGAAAAGCCGCTTTATCTCCAGCTAGGTCTGTTCCGTGAAAGAGAAAACGCACAAACCCTTGTTTCGCGTCTCGTCGAAAAGGGCTTCGCGTCAAAAATACTTTCCGAAAAGCGTAAAAGCGGAACTACTTATTACATTGTCGCCGTAGATTACGAGGACGGAAGCGTCGCTTCCGAACTGCGTACGGCGGGATTTGACTGTTATCCCGTATTTCAGTAA
- the gltX gene encoding glutamate--tRNA ligase: MQDEVRVRYAPSPTGMQHIGGVRTALFNYLFARSKGGKFILRLEDTDRTRYDEKFVKNLYDTMKWLSIEWDEGGEKGGEYGPYVQSERFELYKKYAYELVEKGEAYYCFCDSERLERIRKIQTENKMAPGYDRNCRHLTAEEVKSAMDKGTPFVIRLKVPMEGVTKFNDRLLGGIEWKNEDISPDPVLLKSDGFPTYHLANVVDDHFMKISHVMRAQEWIPSTPLHVQMYRAFGWEHPEFCHLPMVNGKDGQKLSKRHGATSMNEFRARGYLPQAIINYVAMLGCSYEDGRDMYTLDELAKLFKLEHLNKSPAVFDYKKLEWYNGQYIRMLSDEELYKLTLPFITKTGDAALDVNVSEEFPAPRVGPEYSGIALDSDGEPVCVDKAVKMSGAEVKDALMRLMPLIRERLHYLTDAAEMVHFLFSEPEILSSDQIIPKRLDFEKTKEVLTAAEDFIKAVPALSHEEAEELARSMSDKLEVKLGDFMMTIRMAVTGSKVSPPLIGSILILGVERSINRIKKALRVF; the protein is encoded by the coding sequence ATGCAAGATGAAGTAAGAGTTCGTTATGCTCCTTCTCCTACGGGAATGCAGCACATAGGCGGTGTTCGTACCGCTCTTTTTAATTATCTTTTTGCGCGTTCCAAAGGCGGAAAGTTTATTCTTCGCTTGGAAGACACCGACCGCACCCGCTATGACGAAAAATTCGTAAAAAATTTGTACGATACTATGAAATGGCTCAGCATTGAATGGGACGAAGGCGGGGAAAAGGGCGGCGAATACGGGCCCTATGTTCAGTCGGAGCGTTTCGAGCTGTATAAAAAATATGCTTACGAACTTGTAGAAAAAGGTGAAGCTTATTATTGCTTTTGCGATTCGGAGCGGCTTGAACGCATACGCAAAATTCAGACGGAAAATAAAATGGCTCCGGGTTATGACAGAAACTGCCGCCACCTTACGGCCGAAGAAGTAAAATCCGCCATGGACAAGGGGACTCCGTTTGTCATACGTTTAAAAGTTCCCATGGAAGGCGTTACGAAATTTAACGATCGTCTTTTGGGCGGTATCGAGTGGAAAAACGAAGACATAAGCCCCGATCCTGTTCTTTTAAAAAGCGACGGTTTTCCTACTTATCACCTTGCAAATGTAGTCGACGATCATTTTATGAAAATTTCACATGTGATGCGGGCGCAGGAATGGATCCCCTCAACTCCGCTGCACGTGCAGATGTATCGCGCTTTCGGCTGGGAACATCCGGAATTCTGCCATTTGCCGATGGTAAACGGCAAAGACGGTCAAAAACTTTCAAAGCGGCACGGCGCTACGTCAATGAACGAATTCCGCGCACGAGGATATCTTCCTCAAGCCATCATAAATTATGTTGCTATGCTGGGCTGCTCTTACGAAGACGGGCGCGACATGTACACGCTTGACGAACTTGCAAAACTTTTTAAACTTGAACACTTAAATAAATCTCCCGCCGTTTTTGACTATAAAAAACTTGAATGGTACAACGGTCAATACATACGGATGCTTTCCGATGAAGAATTGTACAAGTTGACTTTGCCGTTTATTACAAAAACGGGAGACGCCGCCCTTGACGTAAACGTTTCGGAGGAATTTCCCGCTCCCCGTGTGGGGCCCGAATATTCCGGCATAGCGTTGGACAGCGACGGCGAGCCTGTTTGCGTGGACAAGGCTGTTAAAATGAGCGGCGCGGAAGTTAAAGACGCTCTTATGCGCCTTATGCCGCTCATAAGGGAACGTCTGCACTATCTTACCGATGCCGCCGAAATGGTACATTTTTTATTTTCGGAACCTGAAATTCTGTCAAGCGACCAGATAATCCCTAAGCGGCTGGACTTTGAAAAGACAAAGGAAGTCCTTACGGCCGCCGAAGATTTTATTAAGGCGGTTCCCGCTCTCAGCCACGAAGAAGCGGAAGAACTTGCCCGTTCCATGTCCGATAAATTGGAAGTAAAGCTAGGTGATTTTATGATGACGATTCGCATGGCCGTTACGGGCAGCAAAGTAAGTCCGCCGCTTATAGGCTCGATTTTAATCTTAGGCGTAGAGCGTTCTATCAATAGGATAAAAAAAGCCCTGCGCGTTTTTTAA
- a CDS encoding lipopolysaccharide assembly protein LapA domain-containing protein: MPLKLVGTVILLVLVTIFAGFNIDNKCNVNLIFRQFSDVPIFFSLMVAFVSGVILMIPFTIGKRHRAENNAGKRKAKEKIAEKNAKNLKKQAEAAGMEPAQSQNQADF, translated from the coding sequence ATGCCGCTTAAATTGGTAGGAACCGTTATATTGCTTGTCCTTGTAACTATTTTTGCAGGGTTTAATATCGACAACAAATGTAATGTTAATTTGATTTTCAGGCAGTTCAGCGACGTTCCCATTTTTTTCAGCCTCATGGTAGCCTTCGTTTCCGGAGTGATTCTCATGATCCCGTTCACTATAGGAAAACGACACAGGGCCGAAAATAATGCAGGCAAAAGAAAAGCGAAAGAAAAAATTGCCGAAAAAAATGCTAAAAATTTAAAAAAACAGGCTGAAGCGGCGGGAATGGAGCCGGCGCAGTCTCAGAATCAGGCGGACTTTTAG